TAATCCACTTGCACACCTGTGCACGTTATATGATAATCACCATCAATGTACCCTTTGCAAtcagaaaaataaacataaaccATAACAAACGTAGAACGGGCTATCAAATACACATTGATACACATGTTTATTGTGATACTGTTTCAGTAGACCACAGTACTTTGCTTTGCCATACCAATGTTCTATCTATGATAAGCCATAACAGATCTGATATACGGATACAGATCTGCATCTCAATTCATTCTATCAGCATAAAATATCATTTGTTTCTTATATTCATGTTCAAAGTTGAAAAGCAAACTATAACTGCAGTTACAATCCTCAGCAGACGCTCTACCCTCGCACTTTTCAAATCAGTCCACCTGCTTTCCTAATAAAAGAGAagggaaaaataaaatattattagAATTGACATGCTGTATTTCTGCCTTTTGAGTTGATGGTGCTCAAGGCTTTAAAAAATAATCTGTACACCAATTTATAACAGTATAAATACAGAATgtcactcaattcaattcaaatactATATTCCCAAATATCTCAAATTGATTGAGCAACGGTATCGTGAAGTTTACAGGCAGGTATAATAATCACAACTCTTATTCTTTGTAGTTATGATAAACAGATCTTCTTAAAATGGCACTTACTGCAGTTGTAGAGACGATTGATCCGCAGAATGTCAATAGGGCTCATCTGAGTTGCCTGGCCAATAACTGCATTATTGTCAGGGATTGGAAGAATGGTGGGCTGATTGTTCTTGGAGAAGGCAAACCTGGAACCAGACAACATTGGGCAGAAAGCTCGCACGCCATCAATTGCAATTAAAGGATGACATGAGTAGACTATGAAAGGTCAAATTATTTTAGCCATACAACATTACAGCTGTTATTGCAGTAAAGAAAACCTTTCCATTATGTCCTCAACTTACCTTGAGTATTGCATGACAGAATTATAGTCATATGGAGTCCCCAGGTTTATCGTGTTGATCTTGTTGAAGTTGGATTCCTTTCCTATGATGGAAAATGCATGATAAATCATTTTCTTACACAGTATAATAACTTTCATGAATAAGTCACGCTTATAAAGAAATGCTTTACAGATTATTGTGAATGTTGTAAATGCTTATTAATTGAAAAGCTTATAAATCCATGTCAGTGTTTCTACATGTTTACAAATAATGAAATACTAATGTATTATTATAATCAGATAGTAGTACACTAAAGTTTACATTCAAGTTATTAAAGTTTTACTAATATGTCTTACTCAAAATGGGCAGgaataatatttacatatcttGTAAACAATAGTATTTATTATTTACCTACGaagttatttaaaaatatatattataaattCAGCATCTGTGGATGTAGAAAGCACTAACCAGGCAAAATGTTCTGAGTCAGGATTTGAACATGGCTGTCACGGTCACTGCGCGAATGCTCGTGGTTGAAGCCCAAGGCGTGCAGCAGTTCATGCTGcaccacagacagatggacaCATCCGTTCCTATTCAGAGACAGCACCTGGCCATTTTTCTGGCGTCCAACATACGAGAAACAGCTACAAACAAGAGTGTATACGGAAGACATAAAGGTCATTTCTAAAAGTAATAAAGTATTGTTTTTTTGTAGCAATAACAGTAAAGTAAATTGTCATGTAAACACTAAGTAAATAAGAGTGGCAGAAGACAAGTATAACAGGTCTCGTAATGTGCAGCAGTCATACCCTGACAGAGACTGGATGTCCACAAAGTCCCTCTGATTGGTTCGGGGAAAGAATCGGACGCAGGTTGATGCAGCAAATGTTTGCAGCCCACATTTAATAACGGACCTCTCCCGGGGAGCTGCTCAATGGAGCAACAAGAAAGTCAGAAActcaatacacacacgcacacaccgacTCATATAGTATAGTAAAACCAAACCATTAGGCTCAGAAGAAAAttatttcagagaagaaaaatatTTACAGTATTGATTAGAGATCACATAGGGCACATAAACGTTCCCATCAGAGGACTTCGGCCATTTGCAGGTGTGAGCTGTGCAGGGGTCAGCGTTCATGAACCCAGTATTTACTGCAATGTCCCCAAACATGACTAGTGGCTCGTCAAGTCTTTTCCCTAGAAAACAACACCAAGTGAAGGTTATTATCTGTGTTTCATTCTCGGTGTCATTAAATGCAGGGTAGGAATATACAGGCTGCCTTACCAAGATTTCTGTTGGCCTTCTCAATGAGCGTTGAAGCAGAAAAATCATCCTCCTCAATGCTATTGGTGCGGGTGCTGTCTGCGGAATGGGATAAAAAAAATAGCTTAAATGCAACTGTGTCCCTAATAACTAATATTACAATAAGATATAttgtaccagtcaaacatttagacacagctactcaatcaagtgtttttatttttactcttttctacattttaaaataatttatgacatcaaaactattaataacacatatgggatcatgtagtaaccaaaaagattGTTCAACATATTTTacacttgagattcttcaaagtagccactctttgtcttgacagcattgcacactcttggcattctctcaaccagcttcacctggaatgcttttgcaacagtcttgaaggagttcccacaaacgctaagcacttgttggttttccttcactctgcggtccaactcatcccaagccatctcaaatgggttgaggccgggggattgtggaggccaggtcatctgatgcagcactccatcactttccttcttagtcaaatagcccttacacagcctggaggtgtgttgggtcattgtcctgttgaaaaacaaattagtcccactaagcgcactccagatgggatggcgtattgctgcggaatgctgtggtagccacgctggttaagtctgccttgaattctaaataaataactgacagtgtcaccagcaaagcacccccacaccatcacacctcctactccatgcttcacggtgggaaccacacatgcggacatcatccgttcaccttctctgcatctcacaaagacatggcggttggaacaaaattctcaaatttggactcagaccaaaggacagatttccaccggtctaatgtccattgctcatctttttggtccaagcaagtctcttcttattggtgtcctttagtagtggtttatttgctgcaattcaaccatgaaggcctgattcacgcagtctcctctgttacttgacctctgaagcatttatttgggctgcaatttctcaggctggtaactctaattaactgcagcataggtaactctgagttttcctttcctgtgggggtCTTCACGAGAGcccgtttcatcatagcgcttgatggtgtttgcgactgcacttgaagaaactttcaaagttcttgaaattttccattttcactgaccttcatgttttaaagtaatgatggactgtcatttctcttttcttatttgagctgttcttgccattatttggaattggtcttttaccaaatagggctatcttctgtataccacccctaccttgtcacaacacaactgatcggctctaacgcattaagaaagaaattccacaaatgtatttaacaaggcacaccagtttTTCGATATGCATTCCATGTgacgacctcatgaagctggttgagagaatgccaagagtacataaagctgtcatcaagacaaagggtggctactttgaagaatctcaaatatattttgatttgtttaacacttttttggttactacatggttccatgtgttttttcatagttttgatgtcttcactattattctacaatgtagaaaattgtgcaaatgaagaaaaagccttgaaagagtaggtgtgtccaaacctttgactggtattgtacgtCATATACATTCTAACAATTAATGATTAATAAAAACAGGTTAAATTTATGGAATACGATATTTAGATACATAATACAATGTCAGCAACGAAATGTTTATAAAGACAGGATGAACATACTAATTTCCATGTCCTCTTCACTCCTTTCAAATGAAGCTTTCTGTATGCCAACAGCAGAAGGATATATGCAACAAAATAGGTTAAAATGTTTAAAACTCAAATAATTCATCATGCACAGGGTTTTCCCAATAGTCTCAGATAGACACTTACCCCTGTAGATCGGCCCTGAACTGAGCAGAGAACGGCGATGAAAATGgtcagcacaaagacaggtgCCATGGTGAATGACTGCAGGATGCCCAGGATCAGTCTGTTGTGAACATGATAGACGTGCAGTTTTTATACTGTAGGCAGACAGATGCGGTTGTTCCTCAGAATATtggtcaatttaaaaaaaaaaaaaagcagcagTTGTCAACCAAAGTCTTGCttcaaaaaattctcaaacaTGGGGGAGTGTGGTTTTGTGATGTACAGTGAGTGTACTAATATTGCATACGCCTACATGTCATTGGTAATTAATAAGTTAAATACTATACAACTGTACAATAACGTACAGATGCCACTGAACTCAAATATTGAAAACTAAAGTGCATGCATAAAGGAATAAGTGCACTCAGGTCACACAGTAATGAGATGTCATTTTATTTTCACTTGTAAGAGGACAGAATAGTAACCTACCTGATTTCTCAGGTGGACATTCCATATGCCCCATGTCTGATATTTGGACAGAAGAACCAGAGTTCCTGAGGATGCTGATGGGGATGTAgttttgatgcagtgaagttggcCATTGTACGTGATTAAATATGTTGATCCTGTTTTACTGGCAGCTATATACGTATTCATTATATAGTCACTTAAGGACTTGGTCATTAACATATACAAACTCTATTGCAGTCTAGTTTGCAGGTTACGTAGGTATCAGTGAACGTTAAGCAGACATGACAGATGGCCTTTGGCAGGTTGAGACTTAAGCAAACTCCCAAAAGGTGGTTTGTTATGAAATCAATGTTGAAATACTTTTTTGCTTTGTTCCTGTATTGTTTTCATGGTAACTGTTGCATAATGTTAAGAGGTTGTTTTACGCCTGAAAAGGCATGTTATCTGAccacgctctcgttggttggccctcgcctcatactcgtcgccaaacccactggctacaggttatctacaagtctctgctaggtaaagccccgccttatctctgctcactggtcaccatagcagcacccactcgtagcacgcgctccagcaggtatatctcactggtcacccccaaagccaattcctcctttggtcgtctttccttccagttctctgctgccaatgactggaacaaactgcaaaaatctctgaagctggagactcat
This region of Salmo trutta chromosome 29, fSalTru1.1, whole genome shotgun sequence genomic DNA includes:
- the LOC115167505 gene encoding low choriolytic enzyme-like, producing the protein MAPVFVLTIFIAVLCSVQGRSTGKASFERSEEDMEINSTRTNSIEEDDFSASTLIEKANRNLGKRLDEPLVMFGDIAVNTGFMNADPCTAHTCKWPKSSDGNVYVPYVISNQYSPRERSVIKCGLQTFAASTCVRFFPRTNQRDFVDIQSLSGCFSYVGRQKNGQVLSLNRNGCVHLSVVQHELLHALGFNHEHSRSDRDSHVQILTQNILPGKESNFNKINTINLGTPYDYNSVMQYSRFAFSKNNQPTILPIPDNNAVIGQATQMSPIDILRINRLYNCRKQVD